Proteins from a single region of Urocitellus parryii isolate mUroPar1 chromosome 4, mUroPar1.hap1, whole genome shotgun sequence:
- the LOC113175308 gene encoding olfactory receptor 1165-like, which translates to MDHEVRNKSTIDRFILVGFSEFPQFQAPFFLLSLTIYTVTVVGNLGIIIVRRINPKLHTPMYFFLSHLSFLDICYSSVFTPKLLEILVVEDRTISFNGCMTQFFFGCACVITEMFMLAVMAYDRFVAVCKPLLYTVAMSRKLCALLVAGTYMWGVLCSLVLTYSLVRLSYCGFNTINNFACEYSAILSLSCSDTTFSLMACFVISTFNEVCSLLIILASYVFIIATVSRMPSKGGLRKAFSTCASHLTAISIFHGIILLLYCVPHAQNSWLLVKVETILFTVMIPMLNPLIYSLRNKDVKETVRRLIYTKLHSLYVKFR; encoded by the coding sequence ATGGATCATGAAGTCAGAAACAAGAGCACTATAGACAGATTCATCCTGGTGGGATTCTCAGAATTCCCACAGTTCCAGGCACCCTTCTTCCTCCTGTCCCTCACCATCTACACAGTCACTGTGGTGGGGAACTTGGGCATAATTATAGTGAGAAGGATCAATCCCAAGCTTCATAcacccatgtactttttcctcagTCATCTCTCATTTCTGGATATTTGCTACTCCAGTGTATTTACACCCAAGCTGTTAGAGATCTTGGTTGTGGAAGATAGAACTATCTCCTTCAATGGATGCATGACACAGTTTTTCTTTGGCTGTGCATGTGTGATTACAGAAATGTTCATGTTGgcagtgatggcctatgaccggttTGTGGCTGTGTGTAAACCCCTTCTTTACACAGTTGCCATGTCTCGCAAGCTCTGTGCCCTCCTGGTGGCTGGAACTTACATGTGGGGTGTCCTGTGCTCATTGGTACTCACATATTCTCTGGTAAGACTGTCCTATTGTGGGTTTAACACCATAAATAATTTTGCCTGTGAGTACTCTGCCATCCTCTCTTTGTCCTGCTCTGACACTACTTTCAGTCTGATGGCATGTTTTGTCATTTCTACTTTCAATGAAGTGTGTAGCCTCCTGATCATCCTTGCCTCCTATGTCTTCATCATTGCCACTGTCAGCAGGATGCCTTCTAAGGGTGGCCTCcgcaaagccttctccacctgtgcctcTCACCTGACTGCCATCAGCATCTTCCATGGGATAATTCTCCTCCTCTACTGTGTTCCGCATGCCCAAAACTCCTGGCTCCTGGTCAAAGTGGAGACTATTCTTTTCACTGTCATGATCCCCATGCTGAATCCCCTGATCTACAGCCTCAGGAACAAAGATGTGAAAGAGACAGTCAGGAGGCTAATCTACACCAAACTGCATTCTCTCTATGTAAAATTCagataa
- the LOC113175309 gene encoding olfactory receptor 5D13-like, with protein MQHSRASVFRIQGNQTAGVTFILLGFSEFPELQVPLFLVFLTIYTVTVLGNTGMILVIRFNPKLHTPMYFFLSHLSFIDFCYSTVVTPKLLENLVVEDRTISFTGCIMQFFFACIFVVTETFMLAVMAYDRFVAVCNPLLYMVAMSQKLCSLLVAASYSWSIVCSLTFTYFLLTLSFCGTKFINNFVCEHAAIVAVSCSDPSISQKILLAFATFNEISSLVIVLTSYVFIFVTVMKMPSTGGRYKAFSTCASHLTAITIFHGTILFLYCVPNNKSSWLLVKVASVFYTVVIPMLNPLIYSLRNKDVKETVMKLINTQLFCHKM; from the exons ATGCAGCACTCAAGAGCTTCTGTATTTAG GATCCAAGGAAACCAGACTGCTGGAGTGACATTCATCCTCCTGGGCTTCTCAGAATTCCCAGAGCTCCAGGTGCCCCTGTTCCTGGTGTTTCTGACAATCTACACAGTCACTGTGCTGGGGAACACAGGCATGATCCTGGTCATCAGATTCAACCCCaaactccacacccccatgtactttttccttaGTCACCTGtccttcattgatttctgctacTCGACTGTGGTTACTCCCAAACTATTAGAAAATTTGGTGGTGGAAGACAGAACCATCTCCTTCACAGGCTGCATCATGCAGTTCTTCTTTGCGTGCATATTTGTGGTGACAGAGACATTCATGTTGgcagtgatggcctatgaccgatTTGTGGCAGTCTGTAACCCTCTTCTCTACATGGTTGCCATGTCCCAGAAACTGTGTTCTTTGTTGGTGGCTGCATCATATTCTTGGAGTATAGTCTGTTCTTTAACATTCACATACTTTTTGTTGACCTTATCGTTTTGTGGGACtaagtttataaataattttgtctGTGAACATGCTGCAATTGTTGCTGTGTCCTGCTCTGACCCCTCTATTAGCCAGAAAATCCTTTTGGCTTTTGCCACATTCAATGAAATAAGCAGCCTGGTGATTGTTCTTACCtcctatgttttcatttttgtcacTGTCATGAAAATGCCTTCAACTGGGGGGCgctacaaagccttctccacatGTGCCTCCCATCTGACCGCCATTACTATATTCCATGGTACCATCCTTTTTCTCTACTGTGTTCCCAACAACAAAAGTTCATGGCTCTTGGTCAAGGTTGCTTCTGTCTTTTACACAGTGGTCATCCCTATGCTTAACCCCTTGATCTACAGCCTCAGGAACAAAGATGTGAAGGAGACAGTTATGAAGCTAATCAACACCcaattattttgtcataaaatgtGA
- the LOC113175310 gene encoding olfactory receptor 5D13-like, with translation MTNSKKVSALWNQGNQTAGVTFILLGFSEFPELQVPLFLMFLTIYTVTVLGNTGMILVIRFNPKLHTPMYFFLSHLSFIDFCYSTVVTPKLLENLVVEDRTISFTGCIMQFFFACIFVVTETFMLAVMAYDRFVAVCNPLLYTVAMSQKLCYLLVGASYSWGLVCSLTLTYFLLKLSFQGNNIINNFICEHAAIVAVSHSDPYINQKIILVSATFNEISSLVIILASYVFIFITIMKMPSTGGHHKAFSTCASHLTTITIFHGTILFLYCVPVTKSSWLLVKVASVFYTVVIPMLNPLIYSLRNKDVKETVGKLINTKYFKISSMHFYPYSILLKEDSISILGSLDNLKVFFLH, from the exons GTAAGTGCTCTCTG GAACCAAGGAAACCAGACTGCTGGAGTGACATTCATCCTCCTGGGCTTCTCAGAATTCCCAGAGCTCCAGGTGCCCCTGTTCCTGATGTTCCTGACCATCTACACAGTCACTGTGCTGGGGAACACAGGCATGATCCTGGTCATCAGGTTCAACCCCaaactccacacccccatgtactttttccttaGTCACTTGtccttcattgatttctgctacTCGACTGTGGTTACTCCCAAACTATTAGAAAATTTGGTGGTGGAAGACAGAACCATCTCCTTCACAGGCTGCATCATGCAGTTCTTCTTTGCATGCATATTTGTGGTGACAGAGACATTCATGTTGgcagtgatggcctatgaccgatTTGTGGCAGTTTGTAACCCTCTTCTCTACACGGTTGCAATGTCCCAGAAGCTGTGTTACTTGTTAGTTGGTGCATCCTACTCTTGGGGGCTAGTCTGTTCCTTGACTCTTACTTACTTTTTACTGAAATTATCATTCCaaggaaataatatcataaataaCTTTATTTGTGAGCATGCTGCCATTGTTGCTGTATCACACTCAGATCCCTATATTAACCAGAAGATCATTTTAGTGTCTGCTACATTTAATGAAATAAGCAGTCTAGTGATCATTCTTGCTtcctatgttttcatttttatcacaaTCATGAAGATGCCTTCAACTGGGGGTCATCACAAAGCTTTCTCCACATGTGCCTCTCATCTGACCACCATTACCATTTTCCATGGGACCATTCTTTTTCTCTATTGTGTTCCAGTCACCAAAAGTTCATGGCTCCTGGTTAAGGTTGCCTCTGTCTTCTATACAGTGGTCATCCCCATGTTGAACCCACTGATCTATAGTCTCAGGAATAAAGATGTGAAGGAGACAGTTGGGAAATTAATAAACACCAAAT ACTTCAAGATCTCTTCAATGCATTTTTACCCCTATAGTATTCTTCTAAAAGAAGATAGCATTTCTATTTTGGGATCtttagataatttaaaagtattttttttacattaa